The Quercus lobata isolate SW786 chromosome 9, ValleyOak3.0 Primary Assembly, whole genome shotgun sequence region TCCTCAGTTTGAGGATGAAtaagaatagagagagagagagagagagagagagagagagatagagaccCAGCAGAGGATGTGCAAGTTAGTTTGAGTGGAGCAGGGTTTGCTAAACTCTTTTATTATATGCAAAAATAAACCTATGATGCACGGGTATGGATATGGGTATTGGTACGATATGGGTACAAGTAAAGGGGATACGGCATTTTTTCAAACGCTTAGAATACGATATGTCACGGATAcaacaattatttaattaattagtatttatttttaggcatatttaaataattttggacataaattttgtttaggttttaaaattaagtagcTACAATATCATGTTTGAAAATCTAGTATACaagattttttaagaaaaaattatatataaaaacataataaaaattatatacaagGCTGCAACAGTGcaacataataaaaaagtatactaagtttttattttatgctttaaaatgtttatattcAACTTCCAATATCCATTGAGACTGCCATGATAATGGTGCtgtttttttaagggaaaaaaagaaataaataatatccgTGCTTCCCATAAATAAACCAATTAGGCTCcagaaataaaaaatgcaaatataaagttaaaatttcataaaacaaACATGAATTCTAATATcaaactccaaataaataatataacatgcagcaaagaaaacccaaaatgaaaaagaaaaagaaaagatactaTAACAGctaaatatacaaataaaacaGTAATTAAATGACATTATAACCCAGAAATTAATATTGAAAACTGAAGAAGCATACCTTCCtcataaacttttttaatttgataagaTCATACCTTGCTCAGAAACCttgaaaaatgaacaaaatttaaatagatTAGTAAACCAAAGGGCCAAGCTGGATgcaaaaacccaatttcattCCCACTAACAAATATGAGAGCAGGTAAGGgggaaaatcaaaaaattaaagtaaacaCATAACttacaatttttaaaactcCAAGTGACAAAGAATGGCAACCCTCTACTAAGCAACATTTTTGCCAAAGAATGCATATTGTGACACATCAAATAATGTATTATGACTATGAAATTGAAATCTGCTGTCAACActacaaaactttttttcttaaaaaaaaaaaaaaccttcaaataTAACAAAGACATTTAACAAAGTGCTGACATTAATAATTCCACTAACATCAGTATCACAGGAGAGAAGAAATAGAAACTGACTATAACATAAACGTTTATGatgaaataaatgaaactaACATTAGTATTACAGCAAAGATATTGAAGgagagaagaaacaaaaactgaTTATAACATCGATATTTCTGGTGTAATCCAAACTTTAGAAGCTGCATTTGCTTGATAAAAAAGAAGGAATGAAAAAATttactaaagttttttttaatgaccttCCATtcaagttaaatattattataaccACTTAATCATATGTGCATTTCTCTTAGATGCAAatgcaatattttttaaagaaagtacAGTTAAGCATTACCAAAAATTGTGAAAGTCTAAAGATATAAGACATAAGACATAAACAACAGTAAATGGGATATAAATAATAAGACataatcataaattaaaaaggttatcaatattcaatataaatttttttagaaacaataaggaaaaaaaaaatcaataggaTATTGTTGAGAAAACCAAAGAGAAACTTGATCTCAACCTTACATCActccaacaaatttttttaactcgtATCTTTATTCAAAAATGAAACCTCTAAACTTTAGGAAAAGAATATTGATATCTAGAGATACAAGAGAGTATGGCCTTTGAAACCCTATCTATTGAAGATAAAAGGAAGCTAATGTTTGAAGCATGCAAATGTTAATCTTAATAGATTGCCTCGAAAAAACAGAAGACTCAAAATATTGACCAAAGATCCAAAAGGCATATGGGTGGTAACAATTCATGACCTTAAGTTTAGGTATTTTCCAATGAGATAAAAGTACTTAGAAATTGTCATAACTGCAGAATAGCAAGACAAAAAGATACATACATTGAGAACGAAGAAGAACATACAAGAATCAGCACAACAGAGTTTGGCAAACCAAGAGACCTAAACACAGAAAGGCATTGACATCCAATATAGCAAGAAGGGCTCGCCGAGTCCACAAAGGCAATCAAATAAGCTACCTACCATTGAAGAAATGCCACAAGACTTATTCCAGCATTTTTTTGAACAATTGACTTACCTccattttataaattgaaatataaaatttatggaAACAATTATTAGAATTAAAAGGATCATTACCTCCATCATAACAGCTCCTTTAATGCAAATAAAGATCAAATTCAGTAGCATATACATTTGGGTGAACAGTGTTTTCTTGTAGTATGGATTGTTATATTACTTTGTATTAGActacttgcaaaaaaaaaaattatcacacgTAACGCACGGGTTCGTGACAAGTATTTCCTAATAACAAGTACAGAAACTTTGAGCACTACCTGGGGCCAGAAAGCTGTTGTGAAGAGATGTAAGACATTGGGTTATATGAAACACCTGCAGCACTATTAGAAGTAGCATTTATATCTGGATACAACCCCAAGTCCATCAGCTCATTGGACCCTTCCATTCTTGACATCTCGACGAATCTTTGGCCATAGAACTGCAAGAAATTTAGTGACTCGGACCTCGGCTCACCCAAAGACAACCCACCTTCCAACATGCCAACAACGTGAGCCATAGAAGGCCGCAGCGCTGGATCTTCATGCATACAACACAAGGCAATCCGCACTAGCTTCTCAACCTCTTCACTTGTCACTCGTCCCTCTAACCTTGGGTCTGCCAGTTCCAAGTACCTTCTCTGCTGATGCATTTCTAGCGCAAATAGAGGGAAATATATTAGTCTGTGTTCCGAAACAGGAGGGGGTAAGGATGGGGCATTTCCTTCACTGCTACAAGTTTTTGTGCTATGGCTCCATGTTTGTATTGAGCAATTTTTTCTTCCCCTCACAATCTCTAGTAAAACCAACCCATAACTATATACATCAGCCTTGTCGGAAATTGTGGAACTCATTATCCACTCAGGTGCAAGATAGCCTCGAGTTCCTCTCATTGTTGTAAATAGAAAAGATTGTTCAGGATTTAGCAGCTTCGACAGCCCAAAATCTGAGATTTTCACTTGTAAATTTTCGTTCAAGAGAATGTTTTCTGGCTTCACATCGCAGTGGATGATTCTGTGCTCACATCCACTATGCAAGTAAGCAAGCCCCCTTGCTGTTCCAATGGCTATTTCCAATCTCTCTTGCCATTCCAGAACAGGACCATTACCGAAGAGTGTACTGCCCAACGAACCTCTGTTCATATACTCGAGAACAAGAAAGCGCTGCCTCCCTTGTGTGCAAAAACCTTTCAATCTAACCAAATTGACATGGTGGATGTTCCCAATTATTGAAACCTCAGtacaaaattcttttttcccttGGATTCCCAAACTAGTAATCTTCTTGACCGCCACAACAGTTTTGTCTGACAGAGAACCTCTGTATACAGTACCAAATCCACCACTACCAATCTGAGTCTTGAAGTTCTCAGTAGCAGCTGCTAGCTCTTCATAAGCAAACCTTCTCGGTAAGCCTGGGATAGAGAACATCTCTAGCTCTGCAGACGATGACGAGTTACTCTGGTCTAGTTTTACAGTTGTGGTTTTAGAAAGCCGCTTTTTCCTTAACCAAAGGATTGCAATGATTACAAACACTACTAGCATTAAGAATCCTGTTAAAGGTAATAGTACCAAAGCAGCGACTGGTAAGTTTTGTTTCTGATTTATGTTAGATCCGATCGAGTTTCCATTAGAAGAACCAACCAAAACTTTAATATAACCCAAACGGTCCTTATTGTGGTCTGCC contains the following coding sequences:
- the LOC115960238 gene encoding G-type lectin S-receptor-like serine/threonine-protein kinase At5g35370, which produces MGCFSFSFFFFICCVFLPSLTFSASISTHSISPDFTASHFQFKDTRGAFLRSQNGTFKATIDAARPPSSKYYFSIVHNDTNLIIWSANRNTPMSSSDKLSLTANGLRVTNQTGQPLWSTPQFNSDISAMQLSETGNLVLVDAGNNTLWESFAHPTDTIVMGQRIPTGKSLQSAVTDEDMSVGDYRLEVTDRDVVLQWNKMNYWELSMDPKADRNSNKPVSLMAMNGTGLYLLASDNSTVVQVTFLNGSSSFRSGKLDPDGRFIIFRPRRTRSDKLEVEFDGPSEDCDLPLNCKEIGLCRRKPLRGICSCLPEFSQQNNGDCMPVNRSLALPSACTAARNGSQLNSSISYLKFGPGMDYFANNFKGPVKNNVTLSVCQDLCSQNCSCLGFFHEISSGSCYLLANHLGSFILADHNKDRLGYIKVLVGSSNGNSIGSNINQKQNLPVAALVLLPLTGFLMLVVFVIIAILWLRKKRLSKTTTVKLDQSNSSSSAELEMFSIPGLPRRFAYEELAAATENFKTQIGSGGFGTVYRGSLSDKTVVAVKKITSLGIQGKKEFCTEVSIIGNIHHVNLVRLKGFCTQGRQRFLVLEYMNRGSLGSTLFGNGPVLEWQERLEIAIGTARGLAYLHSGCEHRIIHCDVKPENILLNENLQVKISDFGLSKLLNPEQSFLFTTMRGTRGYLAPEWIMSSTISDKADVYSYGLVLLEIVRGRKNCSIQTWSHSTKTCSSEGNAPSLPPPVSEHRLIYFPLFALEMHQQRRYLELADPRLEGRVTSEEVEKLVRIALCCMHEDPALRPSMAHVVGMLEGGLSLGEPRSESLNFLQFYGQRFVEMSRMEGSNELMDLGLYPDINATSNSAAGVSYNPMSYISSQQLSGPR